Part of the Zingiber officinale cultivar Zhangliang chromosome 6A, Zo_v1.1, whole genome shotgun sequence genome, TTTGTTCTATAGTTTGATGTTCAAGTTTTATTTGATCAATGGGTAGTTGATATTTCAGAGTGATTAGGTAGAGTTGTTGGTATGATTAGTTATTCATTTTATTTTGGATGAATGTAATTATGATTAAATTTAACTTTTagtattttataaatatatatatttacatTTCAGATAAATTAAAATATCGATGTAGTTATTTAAAATTCAGCTTCAGCCACCGATTCTAAGTTGTAATTAATAAACTTTATTGTTATACAATAACTTTTTAGGACGTAAAACGCaagatataaatatataaaaaatttaatatgttggcatattataatttaaaatacatGGAAATCACTTAATTACATATTTACATCCCCAAACGTTCAACAAATTCTGTCTTACAAAATAAATTCAGTTCGAACgtaattaaatgataaatcaaTCTCCAAATTATAATTAATGTAGCATCTAGTCACCGGTGGGGATGACGGAACTGGGTCTCCGGCTGCGCCTCCTGGAGACCGACCTGCTGCGGATCTCCTTCGGCGGGACCTTGTTATCGCCCCACTCGCCGAACCGGGTGTGCTCCGGCGAGACGTAGTCGCAGTCCGGGAAGGTGACGTTGCCGTACCGATGCTGGTCGTAGCAGAAGCTGTAGATCATGTAGCGCTCGCGGAAGCGGCGCATGGCGGCTCGCTTCCGCGGCGTGAGGAGAGCGAAGTCGGCGGACATGAGCTCCTCCACTGACTCGGCGCAGCGGTCCGCCGCCTCCACGGCCGGCTGGATGGGGTCGACGCGGCAGCCACGGAGGACCAGGTCGGTGAACTCCGACACGTACGGCTCGTACTTGTAGTTGATCTTGATCCGGCCGTAGGCTGTGGCCCACGAGCTGCCGTCCCAGATGGTGGCGTACACTGACATGGGCTTCGACGGGAAGTCGCCGCCCATCGCCTCCGTCCGCACCACCTCCCTGATCGGCACGTCGTCGATGTAGAATCTGCAATTTGCAGGCAGGCGGTGAGTTACAATTAACTAACTCATTAAAAAAAatacgtatatatatatatatatatatatatatatatatatatatatatatatatatatatatatatatatatatatatatgattgatTGGTTAATTACATGATGTAGTCTGGGGTCCACAAGATGGAGTAGCAGTGGGCCGCCTCGGTGGGGTCGAAGGGGACGAGGTAACGCTCTTCCCGACCGCGGGTGGTGCTGCCGTTGCCATAGATGTTGGTTTGGATCCGCCAGTCCTGGCCCTTCACGTTGCCCAGGAACTCGAAGTCCACCTCATCATGCGTGTTCGGAAACATGTCTGCGTTCGAAGTCTGCAATTTAATTAATGTATCATTTGCAATATATTCTTCAATATCTACCGTGCATATTGACAACTGTTCATCGGCCATGTGCCATCTAGTACTGGCCATGGTATATAAATGATATAAATTGAGAAATAATTTCATCAATTCTGTTTTCATGTGAATTTGCGTCTTTAATGATCAAGGATATATTTATACACACTCAatatgttatatatattttttattagctAACTATACGCAACCGAAACTCGTCCCGGAGAAAACTTTTGTGTCAGTGCCTTTAATTTTGTGATATACCGATCATTAATTGAATAAATGATCTGGAATTAATAGCGAGGGAGGATGGCGTACATAGAAGGCGACGACGACGCCGGCGGTGTAATCTTTCGGCAGCTTAATGGACGCGCTGAAGAATCCGTGATCGTAGAGGTCCGTGGAGATGAATCCCGATCCTGTTCagtaaatttaattgattaattactgttttaattcacgtaatcaaataagctcatccTTAATTATATATGATTGATCAATCAATCAATATATTACCGGAGTAGCGGGTGAGGGTGAGGTACACGCTCCGGCCGTCGGCGCCGCGTATGAGGTTGTCGTTGCCGAATAGATGCGAGAAGCCTTCGCTGAAGCTGACCGTGGGCACGTTGAAAGGCGGCGCCGCCACCGCCGCCgcagagaaaaggaagaggaaaCCGGCTATAATCTTCGCGGCCGCCATCGATCGCCCACTCCTGACGACACGCCTTCCCTCTCGATCCTCAATCACGCTTCCTTGTTTGCCTACAGAGAGAGGGCCGAAATTACTCGACGACAATATTATATAGCATACATACACGGAGATAAGTCTTGATATCTCCACCAACTGTTGttggcttcaattcacaaaaaGCTATACTACTACTCCAACTAATCCTTCCGTCCCAACCCGAAGCATCTAGCTGTTTGATTGACCTCCAATCAACCAACTGCTGACTCTTATATTCCCACGGGTCTGAGCCAGATGATTTGATTAAATCAGCTAGCTAGGCTGGTTGAACCACTCCTTTGAATTAAATTCAGAGGAGCTCACAGTCTTTACGTGCAGGGAAAGTGACCTCGACCTACTCCATCGGGTCACCTTTTTGACGGCTCAACGTTAATTCGATTCATGTATTTGATCCGAGTGCCGTTTCGATTAAAAAAGTAAAGCTGATGATCAGCTAGCGTAATAGAATACGAGGAGGACAAGGCCTCTGGCGCCCACTGCGGCAGGTGAAGTGCCACGCTGCTGCGTGCTTTAATTAATAGGGCA contains:
- the LOC121998305 gene encoding probable xyloglucan endotransglucosylase/hydrolase protein 30; this encodes MAAAKIIAGFLFLFSAAAVAAPPFNVPTVSFSEGFSHLFGNDNLIRGADGRSVYLTLTRYSGSGFISTDLYDHGFFSASIKLPKDYTAGVVVAFYTSNADMFPNTHDEVDFEFLGNVKGQDWRIQTNIYGNGSTTRGREERYLVPFDPTEAAHCYSILWTPDYIIFYIDDVPIREVVRTEAMGGDFPSKPMSVYATIWDGSSWATAYGRIKINYKYEPYVSEFTDLVLRGCRVDPIQPAVEAADRCAESVEELMSADFALLTPRKRAAMRRFRERYMIYSFCYDQHRYGNVTFPDCDYVSPEHTRFGEWGDNKVPPKEIRSRSVSRRRSRRPSSVIPTGD